In a genomic window of Ralstonia nicotianae:
- the pilW gene encoding type IV pilus biogenesis/stability protein PilW encodes MKRWSTAVSLVFTLAAAGCALPPPPAQTQDVKTLSDQTDISRRAAIRLQLATQYLEAGQAATALDEVKNAIAIDPSVPGAYHIRALAYMSLGQHELADDSFRRALSMQPNDGDLLNNYGWFLCAQGGKPDQGMAMLRQAIEVPAVGSPSKPWTNLGVCQMRQGDLDGAEKSLTRATYIDANNPLTNLTLAQLHYKRRDYARAMSFIERVNGRGNPTAESLWLGARIARRLGDVSQQNAWSAQLQRRFPNAPEEAAFERGAWDD; translated from the coding sequence ATGAAGCGTTGGTCGACTGCTGTCAGTCTGGTTTTCACACTGGCCGCCGCCGGGTGCGCACTGCCGCCGCCACCGGCCCAGACGCAGGACGTCAAGACGCTCTCCGATCAGACCGATATCAGCCGGCGCGCCGCGATCCGGCTGCAGTTGGCGACGCAATACCTGGAGGCCGGGCAGGCCGCCACGGCGCTCGACGAGGTCAAGAACGCCATTGCGATCGACCCGTCCGTGCCGGGGGCCTACCATATCCGCGCGCTGGCCTATATGAGCCTTGGGCAGCACGAACTGGCCGACGACAGTTTCCGGCGCGCCCTGTCCATGCAACCGAACGATGGCGACCTGCTGAACAACTACGGCTGGTTCCTGTGCGCGCAGGGCGGCAAGCCCGATCAGGGTATGGCGATGCTGCGCCAGGCCATCGAGGTGCCCGCCGTCGGCAGTCCCTCCAAGCCGTGGACCAACCTCGGCGTCTGCCAGATGCGCCAGGGCGATTTGGATGGCGCCGAGAAGAGCCTGACGCGCGCGACCTATATCGATGCGAACAATCCGCTGACCAATCTGACGCTGGCGCAGCTCCACTACAAGCGCCGCGACTACGCGCGCGCCATGTCGTTCATCGAACGCGTCAACGGCCGCGGCAATCCGACGGCCGAGAGCCTGTGGCTGGGCGCTCGCATCGCGCGCCGCCTGGGCGATGTTTCGCAGCAGAATGCGTGGAGCGCGCAGCTGCAGCGCCGTTTCCCCAATGCGCCCGAAGAGGCGGCTTTCGAGAGAGGAGCGTGGGATGACTGA
- the rlmN gene encoding 23S rRNA (adenine(2503)-C(2))-methyltransferase RlmN — protein sequence MNDMVNLLDFDAQGLLAYCESLGEKSFRAKQLQRWIHQSGAADFGEMTDLAKSLREKLATRATIQAPAVISDHLSSDGTRKWLVDVGAGNAVETVYIPEETRGTLCVSSQAGCAVNCRFCSTGKQGFSRNLSTGEIVGQLWMAEFAMRKQLGRGPKDDRVITNVVMMGMGEPLLNYDAVVPAMRLMLDDNAYGLSRRRVTLSTSGVVPMMDRLSHDLPVALAVSLHASNDALRDVLVPLNKKYPLAELMAACRRYLEFAPRDFITFEYCMLDGVNDSVEHARELLRVVADVPCKFNLIPFNPFPESGLKRSNNEQIRRFSQVLLDAGIVTTIRKTRGDDIDAACGQLAGEVKDRTRLAERGKFGKTVPIQVIGADSTHRMGSA from the coding sequence ATGAACGATATGGTGAATCTTCTCGATTTCGACGCACAGGGCCTGCTCGCATATTGCGAGAGCCTGGGCGAGAAGTCGTTCCGCGCCAAGCAGCTGCAGCGCTGGATTCACCAGTCGGGCGCCGCCGATTTTGGCGAGATGACCGATCTCGCCAAGTCCCTGCGCGAGAAGCTTGCGACCCGCGCCACCATCCAGGCGCCGGCGGTCATCTCCGACCACCTGTCGTCGGACGGCACGCGCAAGTGGCTGGTCGACGTGGGTGCCGGCAATGCCGTCGAGACGGTGTACATCCCCGAGGAGACGCGCGGCACGCTGTGCGTGTCTTCGCAGGCGGGGTGCGCCGTCAACTGCCGGTTCTGTTCGACCGGCAAGCAGGGGTTCTCGCGCAACCTCAGCACAGGCGAGATCGTCGGCCAGCTGTGGATGGCCGAGTTCGCCATGCGCAAGCAGCTCGGCCGCGGCCCCAAGGATGACCGCGTCATCACAAACGTCGTGATGATGGGCATGGGCGAGCCGCTGCTCAACTATGATGCCGTGGTGCCGGCCATGCGCCTGATGCTGGATGACAATGCCTATGGCCTGTCGCGCCGGCGCGTGACGCTGTCCACTTCCGGCGTGGTGCCGATGATGGACCGGCTGTCGCACGATTTGCCGGTGGCGCTGGCGGTTTCGCTGCATGCCTCCAACGATGCGCTGCGCGATGTGCTGGTGCCACTCAACAAGAAGTATCCGCTGGCCGAACTGATGGCGGCCTGCCGCCGCTATCTCGAATTCGCGCCGCGAGACTTCATCACCTTCGAATACTGCATGCTGGACGGCGTCAATGATTCCGTCGAGCATGCGCGCGAACTGCTGCGCGTCGTTGCCGACGTGCCGTGCAAGTTCAACCTGATCCCGTTCAACCCGTTCCCCGAATCGGGCCTGAAGCGCTCGAACAACGAGCAGATTCGCCGGTTCTCGCAGGTGCTGCTGGACGCGGGCATCGTCACCACGATCCGCAAGACGCGCGGTGACGATATCGACGCGGCCTGCGGCCAGTTGGCCGGCGAGGTCAAGGATCGTACGCGCCTGGCCGAGCGCGGTAAATTCGGCAAGACTGTTCCGATCCAGGTGATCGGGGCCGATTCCACTCACCGCATGGGTTCCGCATGA
- the ndk gene encoding nucleoside-diphosphate kinase: MAIERTLSIIKPDAVAKNVIGQIYARFEGAGLKVVAAKMIHLSRAEAEQFYAVHKERPFFKDLVDFMISGPVMVQALEGESAIVKNRDLMGATDPKKAEKGTIRADFADSIDANAVHGSDAAETAAVEVAFFFPGLNIYSR; encoded by the coding sequence ATGGCGATCGAACGCACTCTGTCGATTATCAAACCGGATGCCGTGGCCAAGAATGTCATCGGCCAGATCTATGCGCGCTTCGAAGGCGCCGGCCTGAAGGTCGTGGCAGCCAAGATGATCCACCTGTCGCGCGCTGAAGCCGAGCAGTTCTACGCCGTCCACAAGGAGCGCCCGTTCTTCAAGGACCTGGTCGACTTCATGATCTCCGGCCCCGTGATGGTGCAGGCACTGGAAGGCGAAAGCGCCATCGTCAAGAACCGTGACCTGATGGGTGCAACCGATCCGAAGAAGGCAGAGAAGGGCACGATCCGCGCCGATTTCGCCGACAGCATCGATGCCAACGCCGTGCACGGTTCGGACGCAGCCGAAACGGCTGCCGTGGAAGTCGCTTTCTTCTTCCCCGGCCTGAACATTTACAGCCGCTAA
- a CDS encoding Bax inhibitor-1/YccA family protein, which yields MDNQLNTYGFGASGTAGALAVRNRVLRNTYSLLALSMIPTILGAWIGVATGFNLMAGRPLMGFLIFMGVAFGFFYAIERFKNSGMGVALLLGFTFFMGLMLSRLIGMILGFSNGAALIMTAFGGTATIFAVMATVATVSKRDFSGLGKWLFMGVLVLIVGSVANIWLQLPSMMLTISVLAIAIFSAYILYDVQRIVNGGETNYVTATLAIYLDVYNVFTNLLAILGIFGGNRN from the coding sequence ATGGACAACCAACTCAACACGTACGGTTTTGGCGCTTCCGGCACCGCCGGCGCGTTGGCCGTCCGCAACCGCGTGCTGCGCAATACCTATTCGCTGCTCGCGCTTTCGATGATCCCCACCATCCTGGGTGCATGGATCGGTGTCGCCACGGGCTTCAACCTGATGGCCGGCCGGCCGCTGATGGGCTTCCTGATCTTCATGGGGGTGGCCTTCGGCTTCTTCTACGCCATCGAACGCTTCAAGAACAGCGGCATGGGCGTTGCCTTGCTGCTCGGCTTCACGTTCTTCATGGGGCTCATGCTGTCGCGGCTGATCGGCATGATCCTCGGCTTCTCGAACGGCGCAGCACTGATCATGACGGCGTTCGGCGGCACGGCAACCATCTTTGCTGTGATGGCCACCGTGGCCACCGTCAGCAAGCGCGATTTCTCCGGCCTGGGCAAGTGGCTGTTCATGGGCGTGCTGGTGCTGATCGTCGGCTCCGTGGCCAACATCTGGCTGCAGCTGCCGTCGATGATGCTGACGATCTCGGTACTGGCCATCGCCATCTTCTCGGCCTACATCCTGTACGACGTGCAGCGCATCGTGAACGGCGGCGAGACCAACTACGTGACGGCCACGCTGGCGATCTACCTGGACGTCTACAACGTCTTCACGAACCTGCTGGCGATCCTGGGCATCTTTGGCGGCAACCGCAACTGA
- the rlmD gene encoding 23S rRNA (uracil(1939)-C(5))-methyltransferase RlmD, with translation MPVAGPLEIVSLDNEARGVGRLSNEDGTPGKVVFVEGALPGERVTYRSHRAKPSYEQATLVDILRQSASRVTPQCRFFGTCGGCSMQHLDSRAQIAIKQRVLEDDLWHLAKLRPDVVFRPIAGPDWGYRYRARLTVRHVAAKGGVLVGFHERKSSYVADMTSCEVLPPHVSALLVPLRELVGRLSIVQRMPQIEVAVGQDVTALVLRILEPLTSADEAELRAFADRHAVQFWLQPKGPDTVYPFYPLDRALTYTLPEFGITMPFKPTDFTQVNHQINRVLMSRALKLLDARPGDRLLDLFCGIGNFTLPMATRGCEVMGIEGSEALTTRALANAQHNGLDGKTTFACRNLFEVSADDIAALGRFDRWLVDPPREGALAVSKAVAELSQRGGEAAALLPGRIVYVSCNPATLARDAGLLVHEAGYRLAGAGVVNMFPHTSHVESIAVFERA, from the coding sequence ATGCCCGTGGCGGGGCCGCTGGAGATTGTGTCGCTCGATAACGAAGCGCGCGGCGTGGGCCGTCTGTCCAACGAGGATGGTACGCCCGGCAAAGTGGTGTTCGTGGAAGGCGCATTGCCGGGTGAGCGGGTGACTTACCGCAGCCATCGGGCCAAGCCGTCCTATGAGCAGGCCACCCTGGTCGATATTCTGCGCCAGTCGGCCTCGCGCGTGACGCCGCAGTGCAGGTTCTTCGGCACCTGCGGCGGCTGCTCGATGCAGCATCTGGATTCGCGTGCGCAAATCGCCATCAAGCAGCGCGTGCTGGAAGACGACCTGTGGCACCTGGCCAAGCTCCGTCCCGATGTGGTGTTCCGCCCCATCGCCGGGCCGGACTGGGGGTATCGCTATCGCGCGCGGCTGACCGTGCGCCATGTGGCGGCCAAGGGCGGAGTGCTGGTGGGCTTCCACGAGCGCAAGAGCAGCTACGTGGCCGATATGACTTCGTGCGAGGTGCTCCCGCCGCACGTGTCCGCATTGCTGGTGCCGTTGCGCGAACTGGTCGGCCGCCTGAGCATCGTCCAGCGCATGCCGCAGATCGAGGTGGCGGTCGGCCAGGATGTGACCGCGCTGGTGCTGCGTATCCTCGAGCCGCTCACGTCGGCCGACGAGGCGGAGCTGCGCGCGTTCGCCGACCGGCACGCCGTGCAGTTCTGGCTGCAGCCGAAAGGGCCGGACACGGTCTATCCGTTCTATCCGCTGGATCGTGCGCTGACCTACACGCTGCCCGAATTCGGCATCACCATGCCCTTCAAGCCGACCGATTTCACGCAGGTCAACCACCAGATCAACCGCGTGCTGATGTCGCGCGCACTCAAGCTGCTGGATGCCCGGCCGGGCGACCGTCTGCTCGACCTGTTCTGCGGCATCGGCAACTTCACCCTGCCGATGGCGACGCGCGGGTGCGAAGTGATGGGCATCGAAGGCAGCGAAGCGCTGACGACCCGTGCGCTGGCCAATGCGCAGCACAACGGGCTCGATGGGAAGACCACGTTTGCCTGCCGCAATCTGTTCGAGGTGAGCGCGGATGACATCGCGGCGCTGGGCCGGTTCGATCGCTGGCTGGTCGATCCGCCGCGCGAGGGGGCGCTGGCGGTGTCCAAGGCGGTGGCCGAGCTGTCGCAGCGCGGCGGCGAGGCGGCGGCGCTGCTGCCCGGCCGCATCGTCTATGTGTCGTGCAATCCGGCCACCCTGGCGCGTGATGCGGGCCTGCTGGTGCACGAAGCCGGTTACCGCCTGGCGGGGGCCGGGGTGGTGAACATGTTCCCGCACACGTCGCACGTCGAATCGATCGCGGTGTTCGAGCGCGCCTGA